Genomic DNA from Coffea arabica cultivar ET-39 chromosome 7e, Coffea Arabica ET-39 HiFi, whole genome shotgun sequence:
CCGTGAGGCCCGTGACTAGATACAGAAAAGGCCCTCAGCAAGGCGCAAGTTTACAGTTGTCCTCGCGAAATGTGTTTCATAATCCATGTGAACCAAATTCTGCGTGATGACTGATATTAGGTGTAAGGGAAAATTCTTCAAATgtcctttattttttaaatattaattttatgtctcttataaatttaaattaataaaattttgccccaaacTAGGCTTCTGACTAATTTATACTCTAAACTCATCACTTGACTCGCACGTGATTATTTTTTAGAGGCAAAAAGATTAAATATtatttgtaattaaataaataactcGATTCATACTTATTTTTTGCCTCTAAAAAGTGAAATCCTACCCCCAAAACAAATTAGACCCACATTTACTCTAAattctttttcctaaaaaataaaatctgaTCCAATTTTTTTGGCCTCTAAACAAATAAGATATGACCTTTTTATAcctaaaaaatgatcaaaagTAAAAGgcgaaataatttatttagcAAAATTTGAGGAATGTTTTAAAAGATTTTTCTTAAATGTAAAATAAGCCAAATTTTTTCTTAGAATAACTGCAACTCATAATGAAACAATTATGAATATATTGAAATATTGATCCATATGAGGTTGGTGTAATGATCAATCTAGAGACAACAAAAATTGTAGGACTTGATTTTAAATCTTTTTATAGGTGATTACTTTTAAATGTTTATATTCGTGTTGGCCTTGTTGGCTAAGtgaattttttgtatatttatctaaaatttcacttggcaaaaaatttgtttgtcaAATAGGCCAATATTTATTCCAACTTCGATTTCTTCGACCATTCAAAGATTTATTTTGTAACCAAAGGGCCTGTTTGGCAAGCAAGTTTTTTGCTAAATTTATCTGCTAtaagttttttaataactttaactATATTAACCtttaaaaacttttcaaaatttttaaactatacactttaaaatatccaaaaatttacacaattcaaaaattttttctataACTTATACAGtaaattacaataaaattttaaataaacacccaaaaaaaacttattggccaaacaaagacCAAATATAGTCAATCTGCATCTAGTTATACGGGTAAATGATGGTAGTCACTTGGGTCACGATTTTTTGGGAAGGGAGAGGGGTATGGTGTTTTGGTTTCTTGCGGGGGTGGTTTTTACGGGAACGCTAAGCAATGTTGGAAAAGACTAAAAAGAAGAAATGCTCGGTTGGTTTGCCTAAATACGCAACCGGATGTATATAGTAATATTTTGGTCAAATACACGACTAGCATTCCTTTTTGTATGGCCACTCAAGTGGGAGTCTTGGGCCATCCCTGCCACCGACTGAGTCTGAAACTCAGTTCTGGAAAAAGTATCAAGCCAACTGATAACGACCTCCGACAATATAATCTTAACCATTGATCCACATTTCAAGCCCGAAAAGGTGATCAACGCCAAATCCATATGCTGATTTGTCTATTTGGAATAGTTAAACAGATCCTACGTACAGATCTCTGCCAGACTCTGGATCACGACAATCTATAGTTTCCTTGGTCCAGGTGCCGCTCCAGATCAGGAGATCATCTCGTAGTTTGTTTCTGTAACGCTAATTGTAGTCATatcctttcatttttattgattGCAGAGTCCCGGAATGGAATTCTTCAGGAAAGCTAAATCTGTTAGGCTGAGGAGCCATCACCAGAAGTATTTGTTAGCGGAACGCGATGAGGAAACTGTGATCCAAGATCGTTCTGGCACATCCAAGCACGCAAAATGGACAGTCGAGCTTGTTGAGGGAGTTGACAATGTCGTACGTTTGAAAAGTTGTTATGGCAAGTACCTAACAGCAATAGATGATCAATTCCTTCTTGGCATGACGGGCCAAAAAGTTATTCAAAGTTTGCCCAGAAAATTGGACTCGAAGGTTGAATGGGAGCCTATTAGGGAAGGATTTCAAGTAAGGCTCAAAACAAGATATGGGAATTATTTACGTGCGAATGGGGGATTACCACCCTGGCGAAATTCAGTCACTCATGACATCCCACATATACATCAAGATTGGATTTTGTGGGAAGTTGATACTATTGAGATACGGCCTCCGTCACCCAAGAAAGTCGAACGATCTGAATCATTGGACGAAGACTTGAGCTCTTCTTCCTTTCAGCTTAGAACCCCATCTCAACATGAGGTTCGATCGTTTACCTCTCCTTGTTTACTTCTGATCTCTTTATTACATGTCATGTGATTAGTAAATCGTAACGGAGGATTCTTTGTACACATGCGCAGTCATGCGATTCGTTTGGTGGTTCACCAGTGAAGTATGAAGGCCGAGTAATACATTATCGTGTGGCTGATGATGATGGGAATGTCGATGATGGGATAGAAGGCCATTCCTTCAATTTTAAAGGGCAAAACGTGGAGGAATTGACTCAGAAGTTGGAGGAAGAAACAGAGCTTACAAACATTACAGTGTGctcaaaaaacaaaataaacggGAAACTTTATCCTCTCCGGCTGGGTCTTCCTCCCAACAATGCAACTATGCACGTTGTTGTAGTTCCTTCGACCTCCAGAGGTTTGCCTCTACTTCACTCCCTCTTGCTGGTTTGGGTTAATGTTTAACCTTCTGTGCCAGATTCATTGCAAATTCTGCAGAGTTATCAAACTTGAATAGTTAAATTGGTGGTTTAGAAAGTTGAATACTCATAACAAAGTCATCAAACTGAGcatttagagagagagagagagatgcctTGTTTCATTGGAGAAATGTTATTCCTGCAGTTGCAGCATACAGCTGGAAGATGTATCTCATCCCCAGAAAATTTTACCAACTCCTAATGTACTCCTAAGCAGATAGCAACTCGTGGGAGGTTTTATCTCTGTCGGCTTCTGCCTCTAGCTGGTCGTAGCATCATCTAGTTAAAAGGATGTAGTTTCCTGTGGAAAAGATTAAACCTTTAAGCTTAGGAAGATGTCAGGAAAATTTTGGCTCTTTTGTCCTTCAATTTCCTTGGATAagacaagaattgaaaaaaaaaaaaaaaaaagagccaggAAAAAGATGGCATATGAGTAGACTGGAGCTGAAGATAAAATCTGGTCATCATCTTTGAGAATTGAGAATTTGTTGTTAGTATCATTCTGCAAGATCACCAGTATATGTGCTGTATGCTTTTGTACTTAcaggtggttttttttttttggcttgtttCTGTTTCGCATGTTAGTTGAGCTCTCTTGACTGTGGCAAAGACATTTTCTAGCGATTCCTACCTCGATTTAAGGACGGTGATGGGAAGCATCTTGAAGCATGATCTCAGAGAAAGACGGAGGAATATTCATTTAAAGCTGAAGTTGTAGCAGGAGCCCGGTGACACCTTATCTTTGGGACTGCTAGCTGGAGTTTTCAGGAACTAAGATTTTTTGAACACCAAGATTTGCTTTTGATGGTTAACGATTTTAACTACTAGCTTCTGGTTGGAAGGACATGTTTAAGCATCTCGTAGGAGGAATGAGAGTTGATTTATGTAAATTATGAACTAGCAGCACGCACTTATTCTCCATCAAATTGgttgagaaagaaaaaagaatgcaaaaacatcCCAATTTCTGGACCACAACCGCAGTTTGATTGATGTTCTAAACCGTGTGGAATGCTACTTTTCAATCCAGTGGAaaattttccatctttttttccTGGTTTTTGTTCTTCCTTCCCTCTTTGAGGAAGGAATCTAAATTGTCTTAATATGGAACCAGCCATTTAATTACTAATAATTGGCTGGGAGTCGAGCATGAACGACGCTTCGAAACAAGATGACGGTTTTGGCCACCTAAGAAACCCAACTCATCCCAGCTCATCAGAGATTtctgaaaaaagagaaaaaagaagaatcaGCCTTCCAATCCGGCCTTGTTAATGATACTCCACAACTTTCTGTATTCGAAATCGGATGAACCATCTGATAAACGCACATCGCCACTGCAGAACAATTTATACCACCAGTACCCAGCGCAGCATTCGAGCCTGGAAATGGTGCATGTCCATCATTCGACGATGTGCCAGCATGCAGGAACTCAAAGCCATTCACAGCATCTTCATCACCCACGGCCTCCACCGCAACAATTATGCCGTCAGCAAGCTCCTCGACTTTTGTGCGCTCTCCGACTGCGGTGACCTCTCCTACGCCTCCCTCCTCTTCACCCAATTCCCTAGCCCCAGCTGCTATCTTTACAACACTCTAATTAAGGCCTATTCTACTTCTCCTCAACCCCACTTGGCCCTTCAGTACTTCAATCTCATGTCACGCAGTCTTCTACCTCCCGATGGCTACACGTTCCCCTTCGTTCTAATCGCTTGTTCTAACGGTTTTTTCACTTCCGAGGGAAAGCAATTGCACTGTTGGGTAATGAA
This window encodes:
- the LOC113723126 gene encoding uncharacterized protein is translated as MGFFDKAKAVRLQSHLGKYLVADDDEETVRQSRNGSSSKARWTVEYVEGKSNVIRLKSCHGLYLTATEVAFLLGATGRKVRQTLPAKKMNSSIEWEPIKEGLYVKLRTSEGKFLRGNGGPPPWRNSVTHDIPHRTATQDWVLWGVDIVDIILSDTESLSSSLSASSTFSSLQDGYSPSPDRDSPMAYLSRMNGSAFIKQAENGNASVKPSPGMEFFRKAKSVRLRSHHQKYLLAERDEETVIQDRSGTSKHAKWTVELVEGVDNVVRLKSCYGKYLTAIDDQFLLGMTGQKVIQSLPRKLDSKVEWEPIREGFQVRLKTRYGNYLRANGGLPPWRNSVTHDIPHIHQDWILWEVDTIEIRPPSPKKVERSESLDEDLSSSSFQLRTPSQHESCDSFGGSPVKYEGRVIHYRVADDDGNVDDGIEGHSFNFKGQNVEELTQKLEEETELTNITVCSKNKINGKLYPLRLGLPPNNATMHVVVVPSTSRVELS